One region of Vallitalea okinawensis genomic DNA includes:
- a CDS encoding GNAT family N-acetyltransferase has product MIEGIKVVIRQLELGDEELLHKWRNSSKGNEYCGFNHGFLISKEAYRLSIQNEIESSNVFPEEKTFIICKKDNLEPIGDVSYRSWDKRNRSAEFGIEIGDIVDRGQGYGLDTLYHFFDYLYNYLNLNRVELKTLTNNISAFKLYEKLGFKKIGYIREKSFNSMTGQYTDVLYMDLLRREWEEIKPTI; this is encoded by the coding sequence TTGATAGAGGGTATTAAAGTAGTGATTAGGCAATTAGAATTAGGGGATGAAGAGTTATTACATAAGTGGAGAAATAGTTCAAAAGGAAATGAATACTGTGGTTTTAACCATGGATTTTTAATAAGTAAAGAAGCATATCGATTATCGATACAAAATGAGATTGAAAGTAGCAATGTTTTCCCAGAAGAAAAGACCTTTATCATATGTAAAAAAGATAATTTAGAACCCATAGGGGATGTTTCATATAGAAGTTGGGATAAGCGAAATAGGAGCGCCGAGTTTGGGATTGAAATTGGTGATATCGTAGATAGAGGTCAGGGATATGGATTAGATACACTATATCATTTTTTTGATTATTTGTATAATTACTTAAACCTTAATAGAGTAGAACTTAAAACATTGACTAATAACATAAGTGCTTTCAAACTATATGAAAAACTAGGATTTAAAAAGATTGGATATATAAGAGAAAAAAGTTTTAATAGTATGACTGGTCAGTATACCGATGTACTATATATGGACTTATTAAGAAGAGAATGGGAAGAAATAAAACCTACTATATAG
- a CDS encoding NUDIX hydrolase gives MTEEKFMIPGVGGIIERKIDGEDTILVQKRMKDPRECSGVFEIPAGKIREYENIFDCLRREIKEETGLDLIEIYGENEAEIIEQGNYKVVNYEPFSCSQNTIGEYPIMVHTFICRASGDLLERSNESEEIQWVTLKELRRRLDNNKESFYPMHIVTLEKYLSWKSTS, from the coding sequence ATGACAGAAGAGAAGTTTATGATTCCAGGTGTTGGCGGTATAATTGAAAGAAAAATAGATGGTGAAGATACGATATTGGTTCAAAAAAGAATGAAAGATCCTAGAGAATGCAGTGGAGTCTTTGAAATCCCAGCAGGTAAAATTAGAGAATATGAAAATATTTTTGATTGTCTAAGACGTGAAATAAAAGAGGAAACTGGTCTAGATTTGATTGAGATCTATGGAGAAAACGAGGCAGAAATAATTGAACAAGGGAATTATAAAGTAGTTAATTATGAGCCTTTTTCATGTTCACAGAACACTATAGGTGAATATCCTATTATGGTACATACATTTATCTGCAGGGCTAGCGGCGATTTACTGGAAAGATCAAATGAAAGTGAAGAGATTCAATGGGTTACCTTAAAAGAACTTAGAAGAAGATTGGATAATAATAAAGAGTCATTCTATCCAATGCATATAGTTACCTTAGAGAAATATTTAAGTTGGAAATCAACATCATAA
- a CDS encoding stalk domain-containing protein codes for MKNKRISIIFIVVITFLIMFGVANGKGQLQAFSSDIKLFLNGKKIDEEVITINGTSYLPVRVIGEALELKVEWDGDTRTINLFEDDGNVDGSAEEQPESDSELTYDEKIQERNHILKILSKYPLDKMWHENDYVVEYKESDGTVIHLFVKNKTSTSDYEAILKSSNISDDLYIYDVNGNVVYIRKDIEYYVRNNEVFAYEDMGNYTIVNNDYDEIDILNEAIEIYNRVK; via the coding sequence ATGAAAAATAAAAGAATAAGTATTATTTTTATAGTAGTAATTACTTTTTTGATTATGTTTGGAGTAGCTAATGGAAAAGGGCAACTACAAGCATTTAGTTCGGATATTAAATTATTTTTAAATGGAAAAAAGATTGATGAAGAAGTGATTACTATAAACGGCACTTCTTATTTACCTGTAAGAGTTATTGGAGAAGCGCTAGAATTAAAAGTTGAATGGGATGGAGATACAAGAACCATAAATTTATTTGAAGATGACGGCAATGTGGATGGATCGGCTGAAGAACAACCTGAGTCTGATAGTGAATTAACTTATGATGAAAAGATTCAAGAAAGAAATCACATACTAAAAATACTGAGTAAATACCCATTAGATAAGATGTGGCATGAAAATGACTATGTAGTCGAATACAAAGAAAGTGATGGGACGGTTATACATTTATTTGTTAAGAATAAAACAAGTACATCAGATTATGAAGCTATATTAAAGTCGAGTAATATATCCGATGATCTTTATATTTACGATGTTAATGGAAATGTGGTTTACATAAGGAAGGATATAGAGTACTATGTTAGAAATAATGAAGTTTTTGCTTATGAAGATATGGGGAATTACACGATAGTGAATAATGATTATGATGAAATTGATATTCTAAATGAAGCTATTGAGATATATAATAGGGTTAAATAA
- a CDS encoding flavin reductase family protein yields the protein MKIDVEYLEFMWPMRHFLITCGDIKEKSNIVAISFCMPLSKEPPLIACAIGREFYSYNLIKNTKEFIINVPQKELKSKIYYCGFHSGYQVDKFKKTGLTPQPARKLKVPIIKECVAHMECTVKQELVTGDKVLLIGEVIEAYADKTLIMEQDMEYAMGDFPKKIYTTRFD from the coding sequence ATGAAGATAGATGTAGAATATCTTGAGTTTATGTGGCCAATGAGACATTTTTTAATAACATGTGGTGATATAAAAGAGAAATCAAATATCGTAGCTATAAGTTTCTGCATGCCTCTATCAAAAGAACCACCACTCATAGCTTGTGCTATCGGAAGAGAGTTTTATTCTTATAACCTAATAAAAAATACAAAAGAATTTATAATAAACGTACCTCAAAAAGAATTAAAATCAAAGATATATTATTGTGGATTTCACTCAGGTTATCAAGTGGATAAATTTAAAAAAACTGGATTAACTCCACAACCTGCACGTAAATTAAAAGTTCCCATAATAAAAGAATGTGTAGCTCATATGGAATGTACCGTTAAGCAAGAATTAGTAACGGGAGATAAAGTACTTCTTATTGGTGAAGTTATTGAAGCCTATGCTGATAAAACTCTTATAATGGAACAAGATATGGAGTATGCTATGGGCGATTTCCCTAAAAAAATTTATACTACACGTTTTGATTGA
- a CDS encoding YVTN family beta-propeller repeat protein, producing the protein MTVFTLAYITNFNDNTVSVINTSNNTVVGQPIPVGDSPIGIAATPNGRFVYVTNFNDNTVSVIDTSINEVIGQPIPVGNNPNGIAITPNGNFAYVVNSGDNNISVINLTTNTGVGSPITVGNNPIDIAITPDGLFAFVTNSTDGTTTKIDTSTNQVINTNPTGGNNPSAIAITPDGINAFVTNSSDNTDSKMDTASNLLTGPPTTVGANPSGLAITFDGIDLYVTNFDDNDVSPLDVATNLLTGQDISVGNNPSGIAITPTDSFAYVVNSGDGNVSIIDLSNNTVVGSPIDVGNFPRGIVITQVTITKPRILKVTVSNIELVTLTYENGM; encoded by the coding sequence ATGACTGTTTTCACTTTAGCATATATAACGAATTTTAATGATAATACTGTATCAGTAATTAATACCTCAAATAATACTGTTGTAGGTCAACCTATTCCTGTAGGAGACTCACCAATAGGAATTGCAGCAACTCCAAATGGTAGATTTGTATATGTTACTAATTTTAATGATAATACTGTATCAGTGATTGATACATCTATAAATGAAGTAATTGGTCAACCTATTCCTGTAGGAAATAATCCTAACGGAATAGCAATAACTCCAAATGGTAACTTTGCTTATGTCGTTAATTCAGGCGATAATAACATATCTGTAATAAATCTTACAACTAATACTGGAGTGGGTTCCCCAATAACTGTAGGAAATAATCCGATTGATATAGCAATAACTCCAGATGGACTTTTTGCATTTGTCACAAATTCAACAGATGGTACAACCACAAAAATTGATACATCAACTAATCAAGTAATTAATACAAACCCCACTGGCGGAAACAATCCCAGTGCAATAGCAATAACTCCAGATGGTATTAATGCATTTGTAACAAATTCTTCTGATAACACTGATTCAAAAATGGATACAGCTAGTAATTTACTCACTGGTCCACCTACTACTGTTGGAGCTAATCCTAGTGGTTTAGCAATAACTTTTGATGGTATAGATCTATATGTTACGAATTTTGATGATAATGATGTATCCCCACTTGATGTAGCTACTAATCTACTTACAGGTCAAGATATAAGTGTGGGAAATAATCCAAGTGGAATAGCAATAACCCCAACAGATAGTTTTGCTTATGTTGTTAATTCAGGTGATGGTAATGTATCCATAATTGATCTTTCAAATAATACTGTCGTGGGATCACCCATTGATGTTGGTAACTTCCCTAGAGGAATAGTAATAACTCAAGTTACAATAACCAAACCTAGAATTCTTAAAGTAACAGTATCAAATATTGAATTAGTTACTCTAACCTATGAAAATGGCATGTAA
- a CDS encoding HAD family hydrolase gives MHETNIIFEKFNLKNKNQYIGIFDMDGVIIESIPLWNEINTKFFKSYGVGYDAVMYQKEICGLSYDKTVEHISVNYIKSLTPSEIYEQMTNMAIEKFIETKINEYILNIAMSGFRKTILCTANIRPIAKAVLDKIYALYNFSFDKVITSDDQNMRHCHNKYDMYESTILSNGISYPISIFDDSLNTLEKLRSVSPPLKLVYVDNGHNFDNSRHTGITNLRRLSNEEVNV, from the coding sequence TTGCATGAAACAAATATAATTTTTGAAAAATTCAATTTAAAAAACAAAAATCAATACATTGGAATATTTGATATGGACGGGGTCATTATAGAATCCATACCTTTATGGAATGAGATAAATACAAAATTCTTCAAATCATATGGTGTAGGGTATGATGCCGTTATGTATCAGAAAGAAATCTGTGGATTGTCATATGACAAAACCGTGGAGCACATTTCAGTGAACTATATTAAGTCTCTTACTCCATCAGAAATATATGAGCAAATGACAAATATGGCTATTGAAAAATTTATTGAAACTAAAATAAATGAATATATATTGAATATAGCTATGAGTGGATTTAGAAAGACTATACTGTGTACTGCAAATATACGGCCTATCGCAAAAGCAGTATTAGACAAAATATACGCGTTATATAATTTTAGCTTTGATAAGGTTATAACTTCGGATGATCAAAATATGCGCCATTGTCATAATAAATATGATATGTATGAATCAACTATTTTAAGCAACGGCATTTCATATCCTATAAGTATATTTGATGATTCATTAAATACTTTAGAAAAACTTAGATCTGTATCACCACCCCTTAAATTAGTATACGTAGACAACGGTCATAATTTTGATAATTCTAGACATACCGGTATAACCAATCTTAGAAGACTATCTAATGAAGAAGTTAATGTTTAA
- a CDS encoding NUDIX domain-containing protein yields MELATNDWGYSLLECIKMRDGELENNHIHLPITCTLIFIKCKDKYLVGLHKSRDQWEFPGGSIEEGETPKDCAIRELYEETDQIINDAHLVGLAKLYDRNRDVTEYLAIYHQALVELTHFDENEEMKEIRLWDPREDIGNFDNIEKRIMDFYLENCPIS; encoded by the coding sequence ATGGAATTGGCTACAAATGATTGGGGATACAGTTTATTAGAGTGTATTAAGATGAGAGATGGGGAGCTAGAAAATAATCATATTCATCTGCCAATAACATGTACGTTAATCTTTATCAAATGCAAGGATAAGTATCTCGTTGGTTTGCATAAATCTAGAGATCAATGGGAATTTCCAGGTGGTAGTATTGAAGAGGGAGAGACGCCTAAAGATTGTGCCATCCGTGAGCTTTATGAAGAAACTGATCAAATAATTAATGATGCCCATTTAGTTGGTCTTGCTAAATTATATGATAGAAATAGAGATGTAACGGAATATCTAGCAATCTATCATCAAGCATTAGTTGAACTTACTCACTTTGATGAAAATGAAGAAATGAAAGAGATTAGATTATGGGATCCAAGAGAAGACATTGGAAATTTCGATAATATCGAGAAACGTATTATGGACTTTTATTTAGAAAATTGTCCTATCTCATAG
- a CDS encoding flavodoxin family protein: protein MKVLGIVGSKRKKGNTSTLVQETLKAVRETETEVDTELIFLGDYDINSCHGCEGCKDTFKCIIKDDMQKLYPLILESSAIVLGSPTYFYNISSDIKAFLERCYNFEVFDDDDRSVWMSVNEAMGGKYAVAIAVCEQDDEKDMGFTAEAMTKPLEALGYRVVDTVKILELFKMNEASKNDKALEQAKKAGEKLAKTLKLRKQIELKLKTLQ from the coding sequence ATGAAAGTCTTAGGTATTGTAGGTAGTAAAAGAAAAAAAGGTAATACTTCAACGTTAGTTCAAGAAACTTTAAAAGCTGTAAGAGAAACAGAAACAGAAGTAGATACAGAACTAATATTTCTTGGAGATTATGATATAAATAGTTGTCATGGTTGTGAGGGCTGTAAAGATACTTTTAAATGTATAATCAAAGATGATATGCAGAAGTTGTACCCTCTTATCTTAGAATCCTCTGCTATTGTTTTAGGATCACCTACATATTTTTATAATATATCATCAGATATAAAAGCTTTTTTAGAGAGATGTTATAACTTTGAGGTGTTTGATGACGATGATCGTTCAGTCTGGATGAGTGTTAACGAAGCTATGGGTGGAAAATATGCTGTTGCAATAGCTGTTTGCGAGCAGGATGATGAAAAAGACATGGGGTTTACTGCTGAAGCAATGACTAAACCTCTAGAAGCTTTAGGATATAGGGTTGTAGATACTGTTAAGATTTTAGAGTTATTTAAAATGAATGAGGCTTCAAAGAATGATAAAGCATTAGAACAAGCTAAAAAAGCTGGCGAGAAATTAGCAAAAACTTTAAAACTAAGAAAACAAATTGAATTAAAGCTTAAAACTTTACAGTAA
- a CDS encoding MATE family efflux transporter, with protein MNQTTLGTQNIHKLFARFTIPAVIAMVISGSQSIIDGIFVGNYVGQNALASINMAIPFTQIIVGLSMVISMGALSFIGRSMGEGNINKAQNIFKTATNLNLIIMISIAVIALLFNKQLASLFGASSVILDDVSIYIKIFGLFAPFISTMFLFGFTDRIMGKPNIYLIGSIFSLVINVLLDFILIKYLNLGVKGAALASGIAYSTAFLVVIWPMLNKNSTLNIFVGSFDRTTILPMVYNGSSEAVSSAAAAITIFIFNNIFMRIAGEAGVAAYTTISYISQFSSFIMFGISDGIGPLLSYNYGQGNLDRVKKTLKLSIIVNTTVGVFLFIVLNIFGRQLISLFVDDGSQVIEIAVSGARLFAITLLMNGFNIINSGYFTAIGNARNSILIAISRGLIFIIIGLVILPAILGLSGVWLTVPFAEAVTFIIGIILFRKQLQKDAENFSLKEDEKKKYAINKMVTD; from the coding sequence ATGAATCAGACAACTTTAGGTACACAAAATATACACAAACTTTTTGCTCGGTTTACCATACCAGCAGTAATAGCCATGGTTATATCCGGTTCTCAGAGTATCATAGATGGTATATTTGTAGGAAATTATGTTGGGCAGAATGCCTTAGCAAGTATCAATATGGCCATTCCTTTTACACAAATTATTGTCGGTTTAAGTATGGTTATTAGTATGGGAGCCTTAAGCTTTATTGGCCGAAGTATGGGTGAAGGAAATATAAATAAAGCTCAAAATATTTTTAAAACAGCTACGAATCTAAACCTTATCATTATGATTAGTATTGCTGTTATAGCTCTGCTTTTCAATAAACAACTTGCAAGTTTGTTTGGAGCCAGTTCTGTCATACTAGATGACGTGTCTATATATATTAAAATATTTGGACTTTTTGCACCCTTTATTTCAACCATGTTCTTATTTGGCTTCACAGATAGAATCATGGGAAAACCTAACATTTATTTAATAGGAAGTATTTTTAGTTTAGTTATCAATGTTTTATTGGACTTTATCTTGATTAAGTACTTAAATCTTGGTGTTAAAGGCGCTGCCTTGGCTTCGGGTATAGCTTATTCAACGGCTTTCTTAGTTGTTATTTGGCCAATGCTCAATAAAAACAGTACATTGAATATTTTTGTAGGTAGTTTTGATAGGACAACAATATTACCAATGGTATATAATGGCTCTTCAGAAGCTGTTTCTTCGGCAGCAGCAGCTATAACCATTTTTATTTTTAATAATATCTTTATGCGAATAGCAGGAGAAGCTGGTGTTGCTGCCTATACAACCATAAGTTATATTTCACAATTTTCATCATTTATTATGTTCGGTATATCAGATGGAATAGGACCACTATTAAGCTATAACTATGGTCAGGGGAACTTAGATCGTGTTAAAAAAACTCTAAAGCTTTCAATTATCGTCAATACAACAGTAGGAGTATTTTTATTTATTGTACTGAATATTTTTGGTCGACAACTGATATCACTCTTTGTAGATGATGGTAGTCAAGTCATTGAGATAGCTGTAAGTGGAGCAAGACTTTTTGCTATAACCTTATTGATGAATGGTTTTAATATTATTAATAGTGGTTACTTTACAGCCATTGGTAATGCTCGTAACTCCATACTTATTGCTATAAGCAGAGGATTAATCTTTATTATAATCGGGCTGGTTATCTTGCCGGCGATATTAGGGTTATCAGGTGTGTGGCTAACAGTGCCTTTTGCTGAAGCAGTTACATTCATTATTGGGATTATTCTATTTAGAAAGCAACTGCAAAAAGATGCAGAGAATTTTTCTTTAAAAGAAGATGAAAAAAAGAAATATGCTATAAATAAGATGGTTACTGATTAA
- a CDS encoding MerR family transcriptional regulator, which translates to MSKKHNITILISAIILSLSMITCSYMLTKSNAVNILKSSDEIETNHNNVDDVLNLDEVAEYLKMDKEVVLKIILIEQSKLSETGSFSGEMFPYFKVDDNYFIYKENLRRWLEDVTLERRVYETDTNTVF; encoded by the coding sequence ATGAGTAAAAAGCATAATATCACTATTTTGATTTCAGCTATCATTCTAAGTTTATCTATGATTACTTGCTCATATATGCTTACTAAGAGTAATGCTGTAAATATATTAAAATCCAGTGATGAAATAGAAACCAATCATAACAATGTGGATGACGTACTGAATTTAGATGAAGTAGCAGAATATTTAAAAATGGATAAAGAAGTAGTTCTCAAAATAATACTCATAGAACAGAGTAAATTAAGTGAAACAGGTAGTTTTAGTGGTGAGATGTTCCCATATTTTAAAGTGGATGATAATTACTTTATCTATAAGGAGAATTTAAGAAGATGGTTAGAAGATGTAACCCTAGAACGGAGAGTATATGAAACAGATACAAATACCGTATTTTAA